Proteins encoded within one genomic window of Oncorhynchus nerka isolate Pitt River linkage group LG9b, Oner_Uvic_2.0, whole genome shotgun sequence:
- the LOC115126329 gene encoding secretogranin-2b-like: protein MLSLPKLSTGKTVVLACLLHACASLPRHHRLRGGESEDRQPAAYPPSSDMIKALEYIESLKQRTDGGREREEPTRDYDEVEKFHILLQLASLQDKGAPERQSPSPTQREQDIPAEQLVRALLRTLQEQPASPLRPVPVVPGNERHTHRYQSVNTGSPVNAPAYGGFPRPHKKYPLMFEDEENRDSAKRATEDLNEQYTPQSLANLRSIFEELEKLSTSNGQKRGIFDDDDDLFSLRNLAYEDVAGGEEWIPLEEQVETEEVVNGSHEEFDRALEQNYDEDEEEEGNGMQVQRRASQDKEDPEDDTKLVDYYLLKILEMSEHETAKRQAGEQKHRVIRHPLVDPQALNELLEISLKLHIPPEDLIDMLITEEIRKLERHPQASSRYRTKPKIRYYSRRLPVKNAPEDMDEEDFLKIIEMETISNDYPVSRRPLKSVSVPARVSAPPAPARVSAPAPAVPPKIPAQSGRRENLFMSELNKMPFRREADDDDEADEDEITTFLAAKMLTEYPSTISKRDTQSQANGQFPYELYEQAMKDYFDQADSEKAGMLTKRDSVANEEVVESTETQVKDEVTTETTAPESEKEEEKEHRGKPFAGM, encoded by the coding sequence ATGCTGTCACTCCCCAAGCTATCCACGGGGAAAACTGTTGTTCTCGCCTGCCTCCTCCATGCGTGCGCGTCCCTCCCCCGCCATCACAGGCTCAGAGGCGGAGAGTCCGAGGACCGGCAACCCGCTGCATACCCGCCCAGCTCAGACATGATCAAAGCCCTGGAGTACATCGAGAGCCTGAAGCAGCGGACAgatgggggcagagagagagaggagccaacaAGAGACTATGATGAGGTCGAAAAGTTCCACATCCTCCTCCAGCTCGCCTCTCTCCAGGACAAAGGTGCACCCGAAAGGCAGTCTCCCTCGCCGACCCAGAGAGAGCAAGACATCCCGGCTGAGCAGCTGGTGAGAGCCTTGCTCAGGACCCTCCAGGAGCAGCCCGCTAGTCCCCTCAGACCGGTTCCCGTGGTGCCGGGGAACGAACGTCACACACACAGGTACCAATCGGTGAACACAGGCAGCCCCGTAAACGCACCTGCCTACGGTGGCTTCCCGAGGCCACACAAGAAGTACCCGCTGATGTTCGAGGACGAGGAGAATAGGGACAGCGCCAAGCGCGCTACGGAGGACCTGAACGAACAATACACCCCTCAGAGCCTTGCCAACCTGCGCTCCATCTTCGAAGAGCTGGAGAAACTATCCACATCCAACGGCCAGAAGCGCGGAAtctttgatgatgatgatgatttattcaGTCTGAGGAACCTGGCCTACGAGGATGTGGCGGGCGGGGAGGAGTGGATTCCTTTAGAGGAGCAGGTCGAGACGGAGGAAGTGGTAAACGGGAGCCACGAGGAGTTCGACAGGGCACTGGAGCAGAACTATGacgaggatgaagaggaggaaggcaATGGGATGCAGGTGCAGCGCAGAGCCAGCCAGGACAAAGAGGACCCAGAGGACGATACTAAACTAGTGGATTATTACCTGTTGAAGATACTGGAGATGAGTGAACATGAGACAGCCAAGAGGCAAGCTGGAGAGCAAAAACATAGAGTGATTCGCCACCCCCTGGTCGACCCCCAGGCTCTGAACGAGCTGTTAGAGATCTCCCTCAAGCTCCACATCCCCCCGGAGGACCTCATCGATATGCTGATCACCGAGGAGATCAGAAAACTAGAACGTCACCCGCAAGCCTCTTCCCGCTACAGGACCAAACCGAAAATCAGATACTACAGCCGGAGACTGCCAGTCAAAAACGCTCCTGAGGACATGGACGAGGAAGACTTCTTGAAAATCATTGAAATGGAAACCATCAGCAACGACTATCCTGTGAGTCGGAGGCCGCTCAAAAGTGTCTCTGTCCCGGCCAGGGTTTCAGCACCACCCGCCCCGGCGAGAGTTTCAGCACCAGCACCAGCGGTTCCTCCAAAAATCCCAGCTCAGTCTGGACGAAGGGAAAACTTATTTATGTCGGAGCTCAACAAGATGCCTTTTAGGAGAGAAGCGGATGACGATGACGAGGCGGACGAAGACGAGATAACAACCTTTCTGGCGGCCAAAATGTTAACGGAGTACCCTAGCACGATCAGCAAACGCGACACCCAATCTCAGGCGAACGGACAGTTTCCTTATGAGCTATACGAACAAGCCATGAAAGATTACTTTGACCAAGCGGACAGTGAGAAAGCAGGCATGCTGACAAAGAGAGATTCAGTAGCTAACGAGGAGGTAGTGGAGTCCACTGAGACGCAGGTGAAAGATGAGGTAACGACAGAGACCACGGCTCCAGAGTccgagaaagaggaggaaaaggagcATCGCGGAAAACCGTTTGCTGGAATGTAA